CCTCTTTTACAGCCTGCTGAAGTTGAAGCTTCCGCTTCGCAACCGGACCGACGATCCGCAGCATGGGTTGGCTTTCGACTTCCTGGCCGATCCGCCGCAGACCCATGGCCAAAGCGTCATGACGGGGCATGACAACGGGCTGATCACGCTCGCCGTCAAAGAGGCGGACGATGCAGAGCGGGAGCATGTCCGCGCGGCAATGGGAGAGCCCTATCGTACCTTGCTTGGCCATTTCCGGCACGAGATCGGGCACTATTTCTGGGATGTGTTGGTGCGCGACGGAGGCAAACTCGACGGCTTCCGCGCGATATTCGGCGACGAGAGTCAAGACTACGCGGCCGCGCTGCAGGCGCACTATCAAAACGGCGCGCCGGTCGACTGGCAGCAGAACTTCGTGAGCAGCTATGCCAGCGCGCATCCTTGGGAAGACTTCGCCGAGACCTGGGCTCACTACCTTCACATCGTCGACACGCTGGAGACGGCTGGCGCCTTCGGCATCAGGGTAAGGGTCAAGCCCGGCTGGCGGACCAAGCTCACCGCCGCCGTCGATTTTGCCCCTTATGAAAACCCATCGATCGCGGCGCTAATAGACGCTTGGCTGCCGCTGACCTTTGCGATGAACAGTCTGAACCGCAGCATGGGGCAGAGCGACCTCTATCCCTTCATCCTGTCGCCCAATGTGATCGCAAAACTGCGCTATGTGCACGATCTGGTCCACGGCTCGTAGGCCGACCACGAGACCATCTTCAGTGTTCTTCTACAGGTCGATGATGACGCGGCCGTCGACCTTGCCGGCTTTCAGGTTCGCGAACACGTGATTGATGTCTTCGAGTTTCGCCTTGTGGATATGCGGGCGAACTTTGCCCTCCGCCGCGAAGGCGATCGCTTCGGCCAGATCCCGTCGCGTTCCGACGATGGAGCCGCGGATCGTGATGCGCTTCAATACGATGTCGAAAATCGGTGTCGCGAAGTCGCCGGGCGGCAGGCCGACCAGGCTGACCGTTCCCTTGCGGCGCGTCATGTTGACGGCCTGGGTGAAGGCTTTCGGCGACACCGCGGTGACGAGCACGCCGTGCGCCCCACCGCCGGTTTGCTTTATCACCTGCGCGGCGGCGTCCGGCTCGGCCGCATTGATTGCGATGTCGGCGCCGAGCGTTACGGCCAAAGCGAGCTTTTCTTCGGTGACATCGAGCGCGACGACATGCAGGCCCATTGCCTTGGCATATTGAATCGCGACGTGGCCGAGGCCACCCACGCCGGAAATCGCGATCCATTCACCGGCCCGTGCTTCGG
The nucleotide sequence above comes from Rhizomicrobium sp.. Encoded proteins:
- the adhP gene encoding alcohol dehydrogenase AdhP, whose translation is MTRMMKAAVVHQLGKPLTIDEIPIPEPGVGEVLVKIVSTGVCHTDLHAADGDWPVKPTPAFVPGHEGAGVVAAIGPGVTGLKEGDPVGIAWLHDACGGCEYCTTGWETLCETQHDSGYSVNGTFAEYAIGSAAYVARLPANPDFALMAPILCAGVTTYKGIKETEARAGEWIAISGVGGLGHVAIQYAKAMGLHVVALDVTEEKLALAVTLGADIAINAAEPDAAAQVIKQTGGGAHGVLVTAVSPKAFTQAVNMTRRKGTVSLVGLPPGDFATPIFDIVLKRITIRGSIVGTRRDLAEAIAFAAEGKVRPHIHKAKLEDINHVFANLKAGKVDGRVIIDL
- a CDS encoding putative zinc-binding peptidase, with amino-acid sequence MRVFTCQACGQLLYFENIRCENCGHALGYLADKQTISAIEPLTDGTFRALAARGRYRFCQNQEFGVCNWMVPVRSKSAFCAACRHNRTVPDLSVPENAGHWSKIEAAKHRLFYSLLKLKLPLRNRTDDPQHGLAFDFLADPPQTHGQSVMTGHDNGLITLAVKEADDAEREHVRAAMGEPYRTLLGHFRHEIGHYFWDVLVRDGGKLDGFRAIFGDESQDYAAALQAHYQNGAPVDWQQNFVSSYASAHPWEDFAETWAHYLHIVDTLETAGAFGIRVRVKPGWRTKLTAAVDFAPYENPSIAALIDAWLPLTFAMNSLNRSMGQSDLYPFILSPNVIAKLRYVHDLVHGS